One Lacunisphaera limnophila DNA window includes the following coding sequences:
- a CDS encoding gamma carbonic anhydrase family protein: MDIKERLARHLGKTPNISAAAFVAPNATVHGDVKLGALSSVWYGCVLRGDINTIEIGEGSNIQDLAMVHLADDYGVKVGNYTTIGHSAIIHACTIGDECLIGMGATILDGAVIGDHCIVGANALVTQRFVAPAGSMILGSPAKVVRPLKETELQGLRAWAEKYVEVAKAHAARLG, translated from the coding sequence ATGGACATCAAGGAAAGACTCGCCCGGCACCTGGGCAAAACCCCCAACATCAGCGCGGCGGCTTTCGTGGCACCCAACGCCACCGTGCATGGCGACGTGAAGCTCGGCGCGCTCAGCAGTGTGTGGTACGGCTGTGTGCTGCGCGGCGATATCAACACGATTGAGATCGGCGAGGGCTCGAACATCCAGGACCTGGCGATGGTCCACCTGGCGGATGACTATGGGGTTAAAGTGGGCAACTACACCACCATCGGACACAGCGCCATCATCCATGCCTGCACGATTGGCGACGAATGCCTGATTGGCATGGGGGCCACGATCCTCGACGGGGCGGTCATCGGGGACCATTGCATCGTCGGGGCGAATGCCCTCGTGACGCAGCGTTTCGTCGCCCCCGCGGGCTCCATGATCCTGGGCTCACCCGCCAAGGTGGTCCGGCCGCTGAAGGAGACGGAGCTGCAGGGCCTGCGGGCTTGGGCGGAGAAATACGTCGAAGTGGCCAAGGCACATGCGGCGCGGCTGGGCTAG
- a CDS encoding YgaP family membrane protein — MKTNIGSYDIGLRFVGGCIIALWGVSAENLWGLIALPPILTAVCGYCPLYAILHIDTTACDH; from the coding sequence ATGAAAACCAACATCGGATCATATGATATCGGGCTGCGTTTTGTCGGGGGCTGCATCATCGCCCTCTGGGGAGTCTCGGCGGAAAACCTGTGGGGACTGATCGCCCTGCCGCCAATCCTGACCGCCGTATGCGGGTATTGTCCGCTCTATGCGATCCTGCATATCGACACCACGGCTTGCGACCATTGA
- the ald gene encoding alanine dehydrogenase yields MTIGVPKEIKIGETRVSLTPNLCRRVIALGGDVLFEKGAGRSAGFTDDEYKAAGATVVASAARVWKESDFILKVKEPQAGEFALMQEGQTLFTYLHLAACPELAKELCRKNILGIAYETVEGADGSFPLLKPMSQVAGRLSIQIGAYRLQSQLGGSGVLLGGIPGSMPGHVVVIGAGNSGAHAVQMAVGMGARVTVLDLDTRKLEALDQEYRGRVVTLMSNPANIASEVADADLLIGAVLIPAARAPIVVSRKVVRQMRPGSVIVDIAIDQGGCVETIRPTSHEEPTYEEHGVIHYAVPNMPALVGRTSTMGLTQATEPFIALMVQKGVERALVEHPGLGRGVNTRGGRITYDAVALALGFEA; encoded by the coding sequence ATGACTATCGGCGTACCCAAAGAAATCAAAATCGGTGAAACCCGCGTCTCCCTGACGCCCAATCTCTGCCGCCGCGTGATCGCGCTCGGGGGCGACGTACTGTTCGAAAAAGGGGCGGGCCGCAGCGCCGGCTTCACGGATGACGAATACAAGGCCGCCGGCGCCACCGTCGTGGCCTCGGCCGCGCGCGTGTGGAAGGAGTCGGACTTCATCCTCAAGGTGAAGGAGCCGCAGGCTGGCGAGTTTGCGCTGATGCAGGAGGGACAGACGCTGTTCACCTACCTTCATCTCGCGGCGTGCCCGGAGCTGGCGAAGGAGCTGTGCCGGAAAAACATCCTGGGCATTGCGTATGAGACGGTCGAGGGCGCGGATGGATCTTTCCCGCTGCTCAAGCCCATGTCACAGGTGGCGGGCCGGCTCTCGATCCAGATCGGTGCCTACCGGTTGCAGTCGCAACTTGGGGGCTCGGGGGTGCTGCTCGGCGGCATCCCGGGCTCGATGCCTGGTCACGTGGTGGTGATCGGGGCGGGCAACTCCGGTGCGCATGCGGTGCAAATGGCGGTCGGCATGGGGGCGCGGGTCACCGTGCTCGACCTCGACACGCGCAAGCTGGAGGCCCTTGACCAGGAATATCGCGGCCGCGTCGTGACGCTCATGTCCAATCCCGCCAACATCGCCTCGGAAGTGGCGGATGCCGACCTCCTGATCGGTGCGGTGCTGATTCCCGCCGCGCGGGCACCGATCGTGGTGAGCCGGAAGGTGGTGCGGCAGATGCGCCCGGGCAGCGTGATCGTGGACATCGCGATCGACCAGGGTGGTTGCGTGGAGACGATCCGCCCGACCTCGCACGAGGAGCCGACCTACGAGGAGCACGGGGTGATTCATTATGCCGTGCCCAACATGCCCGCGCTCGTCGGGCGGACCTCGACCATGGGGCTGACGCAGGCGACCGAGCCGTTCATCGCGTTGATGGTGCAGAAAGGGGTGGAACGCGCGCTCGTCGAGCATCCGGGCCTGGGCCGGGGCGTGAACACGCGCGGCGGCCGCATCACCTACGACGCGGTGGCACTGGCGCTGGGCTTCGAAGCGTAA
- a CDS encoding dihydrofolate reductase has protein sequence MPHPIELIVACAENRIIGRAGRLPFDIPEDKQWFHDQTANHTVVLGRICYETWPHVRADGRQPVVITSDRSLARPGVLVAANVPEALALAQKLPGRLLVCGGQRIYEETLPLADRLILTQVHAPVEGDTWFPEWRHLSWRETWKREGADRNFRYTFSVLERVR, from the coding sequence ATGCCCCATCCCATCGAACTGATCGTCGCCTGTGCCGAAAACCGCATCATCGGCCGCGCCGGCCGCCTCCCGTTCGACATCCCGGAGGACAAGCAGTGGTTCCACGACCAGACGGCCAACCATACCGTGGTCCTGGGCCGCATCTGCTACGAGACCTGGCCCCACGTGCGGGCCGACGGCCGCCAGCCGGTCGTGATCACCTCCGACCGGTCCCTGGCCCGTCCCGGGGTCCTGGTCGCGGCGAACGTGCCGGAAGCCCTGGCCCTCGCCCAAAAACTGCCCGGACGCCTGCTGGTGTGCGGCGGCCAGCGGATCTATGAGGAAACCCTGCCGCTCGCCGACCGCCTGATCCTCACCCAGGTCCATGCCCCGGTGGAAGGAGACACGTGGTTTCCCGAATGGCGGCACCTGTCCTGGCGGGAAACCTGGAAACGCGAGGGCGCGGACCGGAATTTCCGCTACACCTTCTCCGTTCTGGAACGGGTGCGTTAG